The nucleotide window TCCGCGATGATTGGGAGCAGCCATCGGAATTTCGAAAAAGGTGAGTTCTGTGCCGGGATTGCCTCGCTCATCGCCGTAGAAAAGGTGGTAAACGCCGACATCATCCTGGTTAACGGTTTTCTTGACGAGCCGCATGCCCATTACTTCGGTGTAGAATTCAACGTTTTTATCGGCATTGGCGGTGAGGGCTGAGAGATGGTGAATGCCTTTTAATTCCATCGTTTAAGTATCCTCCTGTTGTTTTTGTAATTTCGTTAACAGCTCAAGTAGTTGTATTTGTTCTTCCTTGCTTAACGCCTGGAATTGGGAGGCTTGGAATTGTTCTTGTTGTGGAACAACCTTTTGGTAGAGCTGTGTTCCTTGCTCCGACAAGCTGATATATTTTGTTTTCCACTCTTGTCTGCGTGTAATTAATGCTCTATCTTCCAATTTTTGAATCAATTGCGTAATGTTTCCTTTGGAAACGAGTAACTTGTGGGCGAGTTCTTGTTGAGTGATTGGTTGGTGGGCGCCGATTTGCACGAGTACATCAAATTGGGCGATCGAGAGATCGAATTGAATCAAATGCTGGTTTGACGCTTTGACGCTTTGATTATAAAAATGGGCAAGCCGGAACCATAGAAGAAGTCCCCGCTGTTTATCGCGCTTGGATAGTGTCATGGAGAATGCCTCCTTCAACTTCAGTTTATAACTAAACTGATAGATTGTCAACATTTCGATCAAAATGCTGTGATCTGCTCGGATTCAGATGAATGAAAAGCATCCATAAAGGGTAAGGCATAACAGGGACTACCCGAAGGAGGCTGAATAATGCAATATCGACAATTAGGAAAGACTGGCATACAACTATCAGAAATAGGGTTAGGGACGATGAGTTTACCCCTCGATCAAAAAAAAGCGACTGCTATTGTAGATGCCGCACTAGAAAAAGGGGTGAACTACTTCGATACTGCCGATTTATATAAATATGGGGAAATAGAAGAAATGCTCGGCAAGGTCATCAAAGGGCGACGAGATGATTTTATTTTGGCTTCCAAAGGTGGCAACCATTGGGAGAAAGGAAAAGACGATTGGTTTTGGGATCCTTCAAAAGCGTATATTAAAGAAGCCTGCAAAGCCAGTTTGAGCCGGCTCGGCATTGATTATCTTGACATATACCAATTGCATGGTGGCACCATCGAGGATCCGATCGATGAAACGGTCGAGGCTTTTCAGGAACTTCAACAAGATGGTTACATTCGGGAATGGGGCATTTCTTCGATTCGTCCGAATGTGATAAAAAGATATGCGGGCACAGGGATTTCCAGCGTAATGATGCAGTACAGTCTGCTTGACCGACGCCCGGAAGAAGAACTCCTTGATTTTTTATATGAAAAAGACGTTAGTGTTATTGTTCGCGGGCCGGTTGCAAAAGGGATGTTGAGCATGAAAGCAGCGGAAAAAGTGCCGGCGAACGGTTTTCTCGGACACACCCGTGAGAAAGTTATGCATGCCGCCGAAAGAGTGCAGCAAATTCGGGGAATGGAAGCGGCAGCGCAAACGGCGATTCAATATGTGTTGAAGCATCCGGCAGTTACCTCGGTAACCGCGGGCGCGAGTACGCCGCAGCAAGTGCTTGAAAATATCGGCGCTTCCGAATTGGATCCGTTAACGGATAAAGAATATGAACGTTTGCAAAACAGCATTCCCGCAGAGGTTTATGAACAACATCGCGTGTAGTGTAAACAAAACGTTGGCTTATATTTGACATCTTGCTTATACCTTGATATGATTTATCTTGGAATCAAGATAATTAATCCGAAAGCAGTGACTACTATGGAAGAACAAGATTTATCGTTGAAGTTACTCGTCGTGTTAATGAAGGCTGAACATGCAGTCGCAGGTGCAACCCAAGCGGATATGAAGCGCTACGGGTTAACGCCGTCGGAGTTTGCTGTCTTGGAATTGTTGTACCATAAAGGCGATCAACCGATTCAACAACTCGGTAAAAGGATTTTGCTAACGAGCGGAAGCCTTACGTATGTCGTTGACAAATTAGAGAAAAAAGGCATGTTGGAAAGGGTCCGTTGCACCGAGGACCGCCGTGTCGTGTATGCGTCCATTAATGAAGAAGGAAAGACGTTTATGGCACGCGTATTTCCCCAGCATCAAGCGTCTGTCCATAATATGTTCGCACGATTGAGCGACGAAGAAAAAGAAACGATGATTGAGTTGCTAAAACGAGTAGGATTGTCTCTTGATGAGTAAATTAGATATAGCGGGCATCGTCCGTCGAAAACATAAGGAGGAAGATTATATGAGTAACGTAAAAGTTGCCGTCATTTACTACAGCCAAACTGGGACCAACTATCAAATGTCACGTTGGGCAGAAGAAGCTTTAAAAGAAGCGGGCCATGAAGTGAAAGTTGTTAGGGCACAAGAACTCGCACCGGCTGAAGCGATCGCGCAAAATCCAGCTTGGGAGCAGCATCTCGAGGAAACGAAAGACGTCCCGGTAGCGACACCGGATGATCTTGACTGGGCAGACGCCTTTATTTTCAGCACACCGACACGTTTTGGAAACGTTCCGGGACAAGTGAAGCAACTGCTTGATCAATGCGGCGGCCTTTGGGGCGCAGGAAAACTCGTCAATAAAGTCGTTAGTGGCATGTCTTCAGCGATGAACCCACATGGTGGGCAGGAAGAAACCATTCATGCCCTCTACACAACCATGATGCATTGGGGCGCGATTATCGTGCCACCAGGATATAGCAACGAAGTGATTTTCAGCTCCGGCGGGAATCCTTACGGAACTTCCACGACGGTTGACGGCGAAGGGAATATACAAGAAGACATCGAAGAAGCGGTTAAACACCAAGCGCGACGAACAGCAGAAGTTGCTACTTGGGTGAAAAATGGCCAGCAGTAAGATAAAAAAACCAAGCCCGATTTTGGGGTTTGGTTTTTTTAAATCCCGGTGTAAGCGCAACTAACCATCAGAGAGGGCGAAACCCACTCTCTCTGATGGAAGGTTAAACTTTAGGAAAAATCCGGTCGATTTGCTCAATCTCGTCTTCTGTTAGGTGAACATCGGCTACTTTTAAGTTGTTCGCCACTTGTTCAGGCCGTTTCGCACCAGGAATGATCGCGTCGAGCGACGGGCGAGAGAAGTACCACGCGAGAACGATATGCGCGATTTCGGCCTCTTTTGCGGTGGCGATAGCTCGAAGTTGATTTACTTTTTCCAAGTTGCGTTTGAAATTCTCGCCTTGAAAGGAAGGTCTGCGTGCGCGCACATCCGCAAATGTATCTTCTTCGTTATATTTTCCTGCCAATAAACCGGACTCAAGTGGGAAATAGGGGATGAACGTGATGTTTTCCTGTGCAGTATAAGGAAGCAGCGTTTGTTCTGCTTCGCGGATCAACAAGTTGTATTCCCCCTGGAATACGTCTACATATCCATCTTTATTAGCTTCTTTCAATTGATCGATGGAAAAGTTGGATACGCCGATCGCACGGATTTTCCCTTGATCCTTCAATTCTTTCAATGCACCGACGGCTTCAGCTTTCGGTGTATTTTCATCCGGATAGTGAATGTAAAATAAATCGATATAATCGGTTTTAAGGCGCCGAAGGCTAGCGTCCACTGCTTCTTTTAAGAAAGACGGTGAATTGTCTACAACCGTTTCTCCTCCGACAAATTGATTGCTGCCTTTGGTAGCAATCACGATGTTTTCCCGCTTGTATTCCTTCGCTACTTCACCGATCAGCTCTTCCGAGCGCTCGGGTCCATATATATAGGCGGTGTCGAGATGATCGATGCCGTTGTCGAGTGCAGTACGGACAACATTTCTTCCTTGTTCCTCATCCAACATATTCGGGTAAATGTTGTGACCGCCGACCGCGTTCGCTCCGAGTCCTATTGGATTCACGGATACATCTGATTTTCCTAAATGAATGTGATTTGCCATATGGTGTTCACTCCTTACGCTAGTCAAACTTTTAACAACCACCACTATTCCCTGAAGCATTATCGGATAAACATTGAATAAGTTCCATAATTTACGGGGATCTTAATGTTTGGAAAAGATTTGGCGGAGGGGATCTATACATGGCTACAGGTGAAAGCGCCGCGATGGACAAGCAACCGGCAATGGAACACATTATTATATTACGGGGCGCCGTTATTCGGAGTTTGCTCGTTTTTGCGTTTATGTTTATCGTTATCTTTATTTTGCTTCGTTTTTATGTGGATTTTTTAACTGGAGATCATCATTTAGTGATGCTCGGCCCTCTCGATTCGTTGCGGCTTTATTTTACCTTATCGGGCGTTCTTGGGCTCGGTTTGTCAGCGCCGTATTTGGCGTTTGAAGCTTGGCGTTTTGTAAAACCGGCGTTAAGTGAAAAAGAAGCCGCTGCATTGTTCAATTATATACCGGCGATATTCTTTTGTTTTGTGACCGGGTTGGCGTTTGGCTTTTTTGTTATTCATCCGCTCGCGTTTTCATTTCTTATGAACCTCGGGGAAGTGCACTTTGAGATGATGATCACCGCCCAGGAGTATTTTTCTTTCATGGTTATGTCCACTCTGCCGGTAGGGTTTTTGTTTGAATTGCCGGTCGTGCTCATGTGTTTAACGTCATTTGGCCTTTTGAATCCCTATTCGTTGAGAAACGTTCGCAAATATGCATATTTTGCTTTGTTTTGCATTTCGGTATTGATTACACCGCCGGATTTTTTAACGGATGTTCTTATCGTTCTGCCGTTTATTATTTTGTATGAAATAGGTATTCTACTGTCGATCCGGGTGTACAAGCGTAAGCAGGAAGAAGAGGCAACCGTATAAAATACGTAGAAAATTAAGGGGGAAAGGAGGGGAGAACGTTGGCGAGAGGACAATCAAGGAATAACAAAGGCAAAGACAAATCGAAGTTATCACAAACCCCCGAATATCTGAAAGAAAAGGATGGAATTTACGTCGAATATGCTTCCGAACTGGCAGATCACGATGATATCGTGGCCAGGCAGCACTCGGAGAGAGCAGAGCAAAGAGAAAAGGAGTAACTTTTTCGAGTGAGCGGGCGGTTCATGGAACCCGAAATTGGAGAAGATGGAACGGATTGGGTAGCCATGAACGACTTATGCCGACCTAAACGGAGGCTGACACCGGCAGGTCGCCATAAATGGTTTAACGACCACATTACAAAAAAACCGATCCCTGCACGATAGCAAGGATCGGTTTTTTTACTGCAGTTTTTCAGCCAATGAACTGTAATAGTCGCAAATGGCTTCCAATCCTTTGTCGAAATTCTCGAGATGGAAATGCTCATTTGGTGCATGGAAATTTTCTGTGGGGAGCCCGAATCCCATCAAAACAATCGGGATATCCAGAATATCGCTAAATGTTTCCGCGATCGGAAGCGAACCACCCATCCGCGTGTAAGCGGTCTCTGCCCCATACGCTTTGGAAAGCGCGGAGCCGGCTGCTTGTATCGCAGGATGGTCGAAAGGTGTAACGAAAGGCTTTCCTTTGTCAAAATGGGTTGTTTCAACCGTGACGGCATCTGATGCATGCTTTTGGATATGTTGTTCCAGCAATTGCACAATATGGTCAGGGTCTTGTCCCGGGACGAGCCGGCAACTGATTTTTGCGCTTGCTTTCGATGGCAGGACCGTCTTGATGCCTTCGCCTTGAAAGCCACCGTGCATGCCATTAATTTCAAGTGTTGGCCGTACCCATGTTCTTTCCAAAAACGTGTATCCTTCCTCGCCGTAGAGCGCCGGTACGTCCAATTCGGTACGTGTTGCTTCTTCATCAAAATGAAGGGCGTCATACGCTTCTTTTTCCTCCGCAGTCAGCGGGATGACGTTTTCATAAAAACCGTCAACACTGATGCGTCCCTTGTCATCATGCATGGATGCAAGTACATTGGCGAGTGCATGTAATGGGTTTGGAACCCCGCCGCCGTATAGGCCGGAATGGAGGTCTCCTTTCGCGCCGGTCACATCAATTTGTAGCCCGGCCAGACCGCGCAGGCCGTAACAAACCGTTGGTTGTCCTTTTTCAAGCATAGGATTATCGGAAATAACGAGGACATCTGCGTCTAGCAATTGCTGCTTTTTGTCAACGAAGGCATCGAGATGCGGACTGCCGATTTCCTCTTCGCCTTCAATGCAAAATTTCACATTCACCGGCAACTCTCCGTATGTTTCCATTAACGTTTCCACTGCTTTTAGGTGCATGAACACCTGCCCTTTGTCATCGGTTGCGCCGCGAGCATAGATTTTCCCGTCGCGGATGTCCGCTTCAAAAGGCGGTGTCTCCCAGAGTTCCAACGGATCGACCGGCTGTACGTCATAATGGCCGTAAATAAGCACGGTCGGTTTCCCATCCGCATGCAACCAATCGCCGTATACGACCGGATGTCCTTCCGTCGGCATGATGGATACATTTTCCATCCCGATTTTTTTTAATGCGTCTGCCATCCATTTGGCCGTTTTTTCGATATCCTTTTTATGTTCCGGTGAGGCGCTGATACTCGGAATGGCGAGCAAATCTTTTAGCTCTCGCAGGTGGCGGTCTTTCTCTGTTTGTAAAACTGTTTTTACATCTTGCATGACGGAATCCTCCTCGACTTACTCATGTTCATCACTCTATTGTAACGGAAGTATAGAGGGATCGGAAGTCGATAGCAAAATCCGATTAAATAACGGAAAAAATATAAAGAAAATGGATGCATCTTTTATGCTTAATCTATATAATGATTGTGTAGTTATACATCGTGTCATTTTTAGAAAAAGAGAGGAGCGTTACATATGAAAAAAAATGCATGGTCACTGATTGCGTTTGTTTTGCTGTTGAGCGCATGTAGTAGTCCCGTTACGGATGAATTGGTCGACTATCACAACGATTATTGGTTGGAGTTTGAATCAATGGTAGAGGAATACGATGCGTCTACCCAAGAAGTTGCGCAATTGAGCGAAACGAGCAGCGGTTTTGAAGAAGCTTACGATCTGATGGAGGAAGAGATTATGCCGCAAATCGATGAAATGTCGGTATTTCTCGAAGAGATTGAATTGGAGCAGGAAGACGTACAGGAATTAAATCAAATGCAAATCGATATGGTGGACCAGTTGCATGAAGGGATGCAAGTGCAACAGGAGGCCTTTCAGTTGGGAGCGGAAGGGCAAATAGATGAAGCGTCGGAGCTTGGTATCCAAAGCGGTGAATATGTGGAAGAAGCAATGGAAATGCAAGAAGCCTTTGATGAACGAAGAGAAGCGTTATGGGAAGAATACGGCGTTGAGGCAGAGGAAGAGGAAGAGCTGGACGATACAGATTTGTAATGCTCGTTTGAGACGGGCGGCGATCTGATAACGAATGAAGAATTGTCGACGAGGATGTTGAGGCAGAAAGCGTCGAAACCGATGAAACGTATGACGGTTTTGAGAAATGGAAGAATTTATTGATGAAGGGGCAGTTTGACTGTCCCTTCATGTGAAAAATGGATACTGATGCACTCGAACATCGCTCGTTTATGCCAGTGGGGACATCGGACCATTTTCTAAACGATACCATTGTCTATCTATCTCTATGTAGTCTATAATTTTTTGTGGGCGCTTACATAATTAGAGGGAGGAGTCCACAAATGTCTAATTTCGGAAACCAAATTCAATATCAAATCTATGCTACGATGCAAAACCCGAATCCGGACAGGCTTCCGGTGATTTATGAGGAATGGGAGGCACGTGCCCGCGAACTATTGGACGACGGCCCTTTTTACTACATCGCCGGGGGTGCGGGTGGAGAGAGCACGATGAAGGCAAATCTACAAGCTTTTGATCGTTGGAAAATCACACCGAGAATGCTTCGGGATGTGCAAGATCGTGATTTGACGGTTGATTTATTTGGCAAAACCGCTCCTTTTCCTTTTTTGCTGGCACCTATAGGAGTGCAATCGATTATTCATCCGGATGGGGAACTGGCTTCTGCACAAGCGAGCGCAAAACTGGGAGTCCCTTATATCACAAGTTCTGCATCGACAAAATCAATGGAAGCGATCGCGGAAGTCATGGGAGATGCAGAACGTTGGTTTCAATTGTACTGGAGCAAAGATCCGGACGTCACCGCCAGTTTTGTCGGGCGTGCGGAAGCGTCGGGATACTCTGCGATTGTCGTCACGTTGGACACTCCCATGTTGGCATGGCGGGAAAAGGATTTAAAAAATGTCTATTTGCCGTTTTTAATTGGAGAAGGCGTAGGGAACTATTTTACCGATCCTGCTTTTCGTTCTAAACTTTCCAAATCCCCTGAAGAGAATCCGACGGCAGCTATCATGCATTGGGCGCAAACGTTTGGCAATCCGGGCTTGACGTGGGATGACCTTGAATTTTTAAGGGAACATACGCGTTTACCGATTTTGTTAAAAGGCATTCTTCATCCCGATGATGCAAAACGAGCCGCAGAATGCGGCGTGGACGGTGTCATTGTGTCGAACCATGGCGGCCGGCAAGTCGACGGAGCGGTTAGTGCCCTAGAAGCATTGCCCCGTATATCCGAGGCTATCGGCGAGCAGATGCCTATTTTCATGGATAGCGGGATACGGAGAGGTGCGGATGCTGTAAAAGCTATTGCCCTCGGAGCGAAAGCAGTGCTCGTAGGGCGACCGCCGATGTATGGGTTGGCTGTGGCTGGTGAAAAAGGGGTGAAAGAAGTCCTGCAAAACATGATTGCGGATATGGACATGACGATGGCACTGGCAGGAAAAAAGGCCGTTACGGATATCGATGCCTCCATGTTAATGGAATAATGACGCAAAACTTTTGTCTCCCATTTATTAAATCGGCAAATTATGAAAAACGAAAAATTTTTCTTGAGAATCTACGAATAAACGGCTACAATAAAGGAGAAATAGAGAAAGGCATTATTGTCATTAAAATCAGACAGGGGGATGCAATATTTTGAAAAAATTTAAACACAAATTGGTAGGCGGTGTGCTCGTACTTTCGTTGGGTGGTGTGCTTGCGGCATGTACAGACGATCCGCAAGATGCCGATGAAGAAAACGGTGAGGGTGACACGGAAAACGGCGAAGACGTGGAAGAGGATGATGACGAAGCTGCAGCCAGCGATGGCGGGGATTTGATTTTGGCGATGGGATCGGATGCTGTTGACCTTGATCCTCATGGGTCCAATGATACATCTTCTACACAGGTGCGTTCTCAAATTTACGATAAACTCGTAGATTTTGATGAAAATATGGAAGTGCAACCGGAGTTGGCGGAAGATTACGAGCAAATTGAAGACGATACATGGGAGTTCAACTTAAAAGAAGACGTCACCTTTCATGATGGGGAACCTTTCGATGCAGACGATGTTGTGGCCACTCTCGAACGTGTCACCGATGAGGATTTTGCTTCTGAGAAACTGTTCATGTATGAGATGATTGAGAACGTTGAAGCAGTTGATGAGCATACGGTGCATATTACAACGGAATATCCTTTCGCACCATTAGAGTTTCACTTAGCTCATGATGGTGGCGGAATGATGAGCGCAGCAGCCATTGAAGAGGAGGAAAATGGGGATCGCAACCTCGATACGGAACCCGTAGGTACCGGACCGTTTGAATTGGAAAACTGGGATCAGGGAAATGAAGCCGTGCTTACTCGATTTGATGATTACCACGGTGGAGCAGTCTCCATTGATTCGGCTACGTATCAAGTCGTGGATGAGCAATTAACCCGAATGAGTATGCTTGAAAATAACGAGGCCCATATTGCGGATGATATTGAACCGTCGCAAATGGACCAATTGGAAAGTATGGATGGCGTAGATGTTTCTGCAGTGGAAAGTGTACGAATGGATTACATTGGCATGAACAATGAAGCGGAACCTTTTGACGATCGGGATGTCCGGCGTGCCCTTAACATGGCAGTGGATAAAGACACGATCATTGAAGGGATCTTTGAAGGATATGGGGAAGAAGCCATTGGCGCGTTAAACCCACTTGTTTTTGGTTACAACGACGATTTAGAATCGATTGAATATGACCCTGATGAGGCGCAGTCCTTGTTGGAAGATGCAGGTTACGAGGATGGATTTGAAGCGACGCTTCTCGTTGAAGATGTCGATCAGGTGAATTTGCAAATTGCTGAAATTGTTCAGGATAATTTGCAAGACATCGGTGTGGATATTTCCATTGAACAACAAGAATGGGGCGCTTTGCTTGACACAACGGCTGAGGGCGAATTTGAAATGGTTATGCTCGGTTGGACGGCCGTAACCGGTGATGCGGACTACGCGATGCATCCGTTGTTCCATTCCGACAATCAGGGCGCGCCGGGCAACCGAACATTTTATGATAACGAAGAGGTCGATGAGCTCTTGGATGCCGGTCGTCAAGAAGCAGATGACGATGAACGAATTGAGATTTATACAGAAGCACAGCAAATCATCATAGATGATGCGACAATACTTCCGTTGATCCACGATGATTTCCGTGCAGGGATTTCCGACAGCGTTGAAGGACTGATTCACAAAGCAGACGCTAATTATGATTTGCGAGAAGTTGAACTCGTCGACGATGATGTGGAAGGCGACGGCTATTAATCGCTTTTGTAACTGTATTGGAAGCCTCTATGAGGCTTCTCTTTTTTAATCGGAGGGATGTTTCATGAGATGGGGCAAGGGGTTAATCACGGGAGTTTTTCTCTTATTGATTTCGGCGTGTTCGGATGAGAATGGAGAAGAAGAAAGCGGGGGCGAAGATCTCAACGAGGTATACGATATTGATTCGGAACCAGTTGAAATTACGGGATACGGAAATGACGTGTTAACGGTCGAAACATCTGAATATCGTTCTTTTGCGACAGGGGTACCTTGATAAAATGAAAACGCCGAAAGGGTTTTGGGGCGCAAGGAAGCTTCGCTTCAAATTACGTTACTGGCGAAAGAAAGGGATTCAGAACAAAGTAACGGAAATGGCGTATTATCTCGGTATGCGTATGTCAAGAGTGAATGCTCGTAATACAAGCAAGTTGGCATTTAATGGCTCAGGAGAAGTCGAGCGAAATTGGAAAAAAGACCTCGCCACATTTACAACGGGCAAAGTCTATCATGCCGATTTATCAGCTTCGTATAATATCGGCGCACGATATTTTGTTCGTGGCATTCAAAAATCCATATCGGAAACGAAATGGTTGTCCCTTCAGGCAAAAGTACCTGATGTGGCAAAAAGGACTACACGACCTTGTCTTCATTAATTAGCCTTACGAAGGCAATAGAGTCGTCGAATGCGTTTTAGCCGCTTTTGTTTGTGCTGTATTTAAGATAAGGGGTACTCCATCAAAATCTTCGATTTAGGTGGAGAGGTTCACATGGATCATAGTGCGCTGAAAACGTTAGAAACAAGAGAAGGCGTGTGCCGGGATAGCGGTGGCAATGCTTCGGGCACTCGGAATGGAAGAGAATTATGTCGCAGGTAATGCCGGGGCAGAACGACATGCCTGGGTGGATGTGAAGGGCGATGGGGAATAGCTGGAAATGGACCCTACTTGGGGCGTTGGTTATATTGAAAATGATGCGTTTGTCGCTGACTATAATGAAGTTTACTTTGATCCTGATGAAGAATTTTTGGATGAGATACATACACGAACGGAAATCATTTATTAAGGGGATTGAAAGATAAATGCAACTAAGTCTTTCGCCAAGTTTTTATGGTGAAAGACTTAGTTTTTTTTAGTGCGATCGGAGGAACGGTTGATGCGGTTCCAGTAGCCTGTTTTCGCTTCTTTCTTTATCCATATTCATATTGCTGCTGAGATTGGGTCAAGTTAAGGATGAGCGATAATTTGACTGAAAGGATCCCGAATACAATATGAAAAAATATAGCGTGCTGATTTTTTCCATCATCATCATTTTAATAGTAGTGGCGATCGGTTTTTTGTTTCCTGAACAGTTGGAGCGTTTTACCGGGGGATTGCAAGGGTTGATTAGTGAAACGTTCGGGTGGTATTACCTTCTGCTCGTTACCCTATTTTTACTCACGAGCTTGTATTTTCTCGTCAGTCCGGCAGGGAAATTAAAATTGGGAAAGCCGGATGAAGAACCTGAATTTGGAAGGATTTCCTGGATTACGATGTTATTTAGCGCGGGATTGGGCATTGGGCTCGTATTCTTTGGCGCTTATGAGCCATTAAGCCATTACGCGATACAATCGCCGATAGGGGAGACCGATACACCGGAAGCAGCCACCAATGCGTTAACGTTCTCTTTTTTTCACTGGGGATTGCACGGCTGGGGTGTATATAGCATTCTTGCCTTGGCGTTAGCTTTTTACCATTTTCGCAATGACCATCCTGCCTTAATCAGTTCGACGGTACAGCCTATCTTTCGAGGCGCCGTGAAGGGCGTTGTCGGCAAGATCATCGATATTATTGCGGTGATTGCAACAGTGATCGGTGTGGCAACGTCGCTTGGATTTGGAGCAACACAATTGAATGGCGGCTTTGCTTATTTATTTGGTTTGCCTTCGAATTTTTTCACACAAGTGATCATCGTGGTCATTATTACCGTTCTTTTTATGATTTCGGCATGGTCAGGTTTATCGAAGGGGATTCGCTTCTTAAGTAATACTAATATGTTGGTTGCTGTAGTATTGTTCATCCTCGTGTTGTTCATTGGACCGACGATTTTTAATTTAAACCTTTTTACAGATACACTGGGTAATTACATCCAAACGCTACCGCGAATGAGTTTTCGCATCGCGCCTTTTGATGAGGAAATCAGGGATTGGATCAATGATTGGACGCTCTTTTATTGGGCGTGGTGGATCGCGTGGGCACCGTTTGTAGGGACGTTTATTGCGCGAGTGTCCCGTGGGCGGAGTGTGCGTGAATTCGTATTTGCGGTTCTGCTCGTACCATCGTTTATTGTTTTTATATGGTTTACCGTTTTTGGCGGCTCGGCCATCAGCATAGAGCAAAGTGGCGCTGATCTAGCATCATTATCGGAGGAACTTATGCTATTTGGCATGTTTATGAACGTGGACTTCGGGATGCTGTTATCGATATTGGCAATGGCGATGCTCATCATCTTTTTCATTACGTCGGCAGATTCCGCAACGCTCGTGCTGGGGATGTTCACAACAAATGGGTCGGATACACCTCCGTCCC belongs to Salicibibacter cibi and includes:
- a CDS encoding glutathione ABC transporter substrate-binding protein — protein: MKKFKHKLVGGVLVLSLGGVLAACTDDPQDADEENGEGDTENGEDVEEDDDEAAASDGGDLILAMGSDAVDLDPHGSNDTSSTQVRSQIYDKLVDFDENMEVQPELAEDYEQIEDDTWEFNLKEDVTFHDGEPFDADDVVATLERVTDEDFASEKLFMYEMIENVEAVDEHTVHITTEYPFAPLEFHLAHDGGGMMSAAAIEEEENGDRNLDTEPVGTGPFELENWDQGNEAVLTRFDDYHGGAVSIDSATYQVVDEQLTRMSMLENNEAHIADDIEPSQMDQLESMDGVDVSAVESVRMDYIGMNNEAEPFDDRDVRRALNMAVDKDTIIEGIFEGYGEEAIGALNPLVFGYNDDLESIEYDPDEAQSLLEDAGYEDGFEATLLVEDVDQVNLQIAEIVQDNLQDIGVDISIEQQEWGALLDTTAEGEFEMVMLGWTAVTGDADYAMHPLFHSDNQGAPGNRTFYDNEEVDELLDAGRQEADDDERIEIYTEAQQIIIDDATILPLIHDDFRAGISDSVEGLIHKADANYDLREVELVDDDVEGDGY
- a CDS encoding BCCT family transporter, whose protein sequence is MKKYSVLIFSIIIILIVVAIGFLFPEQLERFTGGLQGLISETFGWYYLLLVTLFLLTSLYFLVSPAGKLKLGKPDEEPEFGRISWITMLFSAGLGIGLVFFGAYEPLSHYAIQSPIGETDTPEAATNALTFSFFHWGLHGWGVYSILALALAFYHFRNDHPALISSTVQPIFRGAVKGVVGKIIDIIAVIATVIGVATSLGFGATQLNGGFAYLFGLPSNFFTQVIIVVIITVLFMISAWSGLSKGIRFLSNTNMLVAVVLFILVLFIGPTIFNLNLFTDTLGNYIQTLPRMSFRIAPFDEEIRDWINDWTLFYWAWWIAWAPFVGTFIARVSRGRSVREFVFAVLLVPSFIVFIWFTVFGGSAISIEQSGADLASLSEELMLFGMFMNVDFGMLLSILAMAMLIIFFITSADSATLVLGMFTTNGSDTPPSRLKLLWGVLLSVTALVLLYSGGLQALENALIIAALPFSIVMLLMTLGLIVVMTKEGKKARNK